From the genome of Candidatus Omnitrophota bacterium:
GCCGGCGATGTTGCTTATCGGAAACGACCACCAGATGCCTTTCTGCGCCCAGAAAAATGAGAGCCCGTAGGCGCTGAAAAAACGCAGGACTATGAATGTGAGCATCGTCAGGAGCATCGCCGCGAAAGTGTCGCCGGAACCGCGGAAGGCTCCGCCCAGCACTATCTGAAGGCCGGCAAAGCCGAAAGTGAGCGAAACTATTCTTATGAAATCCGAGCCCTCTTTAACAACACCCGGGCTGCCTGAAATAAAAAAGGCCGTCAGCGGAGCGGAATAAAACCAGAAGACAACTCCCGCAATGGTCATAACGGCAAAGGTGAAAAGCGATGCCGTCAGGGCTATTTTCTTCGCCCTCCGGTTATTTCCCGCGCCGATGTTATGCCCGACAAGCGTTGTCGTAGCCATGGCCACGCCCACGGCGGCCATGATTATAAAACTTATGAGCCTCGTGACGATACCGTAAGAGGCTACAGCGGCGGTGCCGAAGGCCCCGACGAGAAACACCATGAGCGTAAAACTGAAAGCTCTGACGGAATGCTCGAGAGAAGACGGCAGGCCGAGCAGGAATATTTTTTTCATAAGAGCCTGTTCCGGCCTGAAATAACCGGCTTTCATCTTTATGCCGTATTTTCCGCTCAGCAGCATCGCCAAAGCCGCGATAGCCGCCAAGGCCTGCGTTAATATCGTCGACACCGCAGCCCCCGCCACACCCCATGCCGGAACGGGCCCCCAGCCCATTATGAATATCGGATCCGCGGCAAAATTAAGTATCACCGTCACAAGAACGATGTACATGGGAAGCTTCACCTCGCCCGCGCCGCGAAGGAGCGACTGGAAAACAAAAAAAGCGAACAGAAATATCAGCCCCACGAATGAAACCCGAAGATAAGAAACAGCGCCCGGCACCACCTCGGCTTCCGCGCCCGTGAGAGATATCAGGAAGGGCGTAAAAATATATCCGGCCGCGGATATGAAAAGACATACCCCTGTTATCATCATCAGTGTCTGTGCCGAGATGTAACCCGCCATCTCATCATCCCCGGCGCCCTTATACTGAGCGACCAGCACCGTACCGGCTATTGACAGGCCCGCACCTATGGAGATGAGGAGAAAAAGAATAGGAAAAGCAAATGAAACCGCGGCCACGGCCGCCTCACCCAGCCGACCCACCCAAAAAGCGTCCGTGAGATTGTAAACCGTCTGGAGCATGTTGGCCGCCACCACGGGCCACGACAACATGAAAATGGCTTTTAGGATGGAGCCTTCCGTCAGTTTATTTCTCATCTGCCGAACTTCCCCGGAAAATCCGTGTACACCCAGTCAACGCCCATCGCCTCCATTGTTCTGAAATCCTTGTCCTCATTCACAACCCAGGCCTGCAGAAACATACCCCCGGCTTTTATTTTCGCGGCGAGCGCCGGAGTCAAGCCCCGGAGCTCAACGCTCACGCCCTCCGGCGACAAATCGTCAAGGGCCTTTTCTATCTCGGCTTCGCTCATACCTTTTTTCATTGTGGCTATTATCTTTATTTCCGGCATGATCTTCCTGACATTTTTCAGCGTTTTGTGATTGAACGAGCAGACCATTATTCCGGGAAGATTCTCAAAAGAGGAAAATGTTTTTTGAAGAGCCAGGGCAGGAGCTTCAGACGAATCTCCTCTGTCTGTTTTTATCTCTATAATCAATGTTTTAGAAAAAGCCGCGGCAAGTTTTATAACATCCTCAAGGGCGGGTATTTTCTCCCCATCACCCGCGTCAAAAGCGGCCAGCTCTGCCATCGTAAAATCCTTAACTTTCCCCGGACGGCTCGCTGTTCTCGCCAAATAACCGTCATGTATCACGGCGAGAAAACCGTCTTTCGTCAACCTCACGTCGCATTCTACGGCATCGGCCTTCTCAAAACCTATACGGAAAGCTTTAAGAGTGTTTTCGGGGGCTAAAGCTTTCGCGCCCCTGTGGCCCGCTGTTAAACATTTCATAAAACGATTATAGCAGTTTCTTTTTCCGCCGACAAAACCGCGTAAAAGCAATGTGCAACCGGTAGGCAGGGTTCCGCTTATACCATTAACAAATGATCCGGAAAAAGCTATTATATTGCCGTATGTCTATGAATTTATACACAGCGCTGAAAAAAGCGGTGGAAAAATTCCCTAAGAAAACGGCTGTCTTTTACGAAGACGACAGCTTCAATTTTTCGGAAGTCCTTGATAAAATAGACCGTTTTGCCAAACTTCTTAAGGCCAAAGGCATAAAGAAAGGCGACAACGTGACGGTGCTCCTGAGAAACAAACCCGAACTGATTTATTCTTTTTTCGCCTGCTGGAAAATCGGCGCCGCCATGGTACCTCTCAATTTTTTCTACACCACCGATGAGCTGATATACATTCTCAACGACTCCAGGGCTCTCATCCTCATAAGCGATGACTCTTTCAAAGAGCACTTCACAAGAATAACAGAAGAAGCCAACAACATAAAGGGAATTATTTCGTGGGACAATCTGACTCTCCCCGACACAGCGGAAGACGGCGAAGAGATTTCATCGGAAGACACAGCCGCGATTCTCTATACATCGGGCACAACGGGCCACCCGAAAGGCGCTATTCTCACCCACAGAAATTTTCTGAGCGATGTTGAAAGCTGCCGGGGGGTTGTGGCCGTAAACCACAAAGACAGGGCAATCTGCTTCCTTCCCTTGTTTCATTCTTTCGCTCTGACCGTTTGCCTTCTGCTACCCGTGCTTCATGGGGGGAGCGTCGTGCTTCTTCCGCGAATACTTAAAGGCCCGAAATTTCTGAAACTGATTTTCAAAAGAAGAATCACCCTTTTCGTCAGCATACCGCAGGTCTATTCCCTTTTTGTAAAAGTGCCGTCTCTCATCGGGAGAATAGCCCTATGGTCGGTAAATTATTTTGTCAGCGGCGCCGACGCTCTTCCCGTAAATGTCCTTGCCTCTTTTGAAAAAAAATTCCACAAAAGTATTCTTGAAGGCTATGGCCTCACAGAAGCGGCTCCGGTTGTGACATTTAATCCGCCGGAATTGAGAAAACCCGGCTATATAGGAAAAGCTCTGCCGGGAATAGAGATAAAAATTGTCAATTCCGAAGGCAAAGAAATGCCCGTAAATGAAATAGGGGAACTCATAATCAAAGGCGATAATGTGATGAAAGGTTATTTTGAGTACCCCGAGGCCACAAAAAACGCCCTGCGTGGAGGATGGCTGTACACCGGAGATCTCGGCTTTAAAGATGAAGACGATTACATAAAAATAATGGACAGAAAAACAGACATGTTTGTCTGCCGAGGCCTCAATGTTTATCCCCGCGAAATAGAAAATGTTCTGCGCAATTTGCCCCAGATAGAAGAAGCCGCCGTTAAAGGACAGAAGTTAAAAGAAGACACAATGGTGGCTGTTGCCTACATAAAAAAACAAAATGAAATAAGTTCATCCGAAATCATAGCTTTCTGCCGCAAGCGCCTGGCCAATTATAAGGTGCCGCACCACATAATTTTTGTGGAAGACTTTCCGAGAACGGCAACCGGAAAAATTTCAAAAAAAGACATCGTCTGACAAAACAAACTGAGTAAAAAGTATCTATAAATGACACAACCGCGGAGAAGATACTATTCCTCTCCGCGGCATTTCAAACAAACGGTGTAAACCTTGTGTTACGAAATATGTGTCGCGCGAAAATTTATCTCTCTTCGCGAGGTTTTGCTTTGTTTACTTTAACCTCTCTTCCCTTCAGATCTTTTCCGTTAAGAGCGGCAATAGCCTTGTCGCCCGCTTCTTCTGAAGTCATCTCAACAAATCCGAAACCTCTTGAGCGTC
Proteins encoded in this window:
- a CDS encoding long-chain fatty acid--CoA ligase — its product is MIRKKLLYCRMSMNLYTALKKAVEKFPKKTAVFYEDDSFNFSEVLDKIDRFAKLLKAKGIKKGDNVTVLLRNKPELIYSFFACWKIGAAMVPLNFFYTTDELIYILNDSRALILISDDSFKEHFTRITEEANNIKGIISWDNLTLPDTAEDGEEISSEDTAAILYTSGTTGHPKGAILTHRNFLSDVESCRGVVAVNHKDRAICFLPLFHSFALTVCLLLPVLHGGSVVLLPRILKGPKFLKLIFKRRITLFVSIPQVYSLFVKVPSLIGRIALWSVNYFVSGADALPVNVLASFEKKFHKSILEGYGLTEAAPVVTFNPPELRKPGYIGKALPGIEIKIVNSEGKEMPVNEIGELIIKGDNVMKGYFEYPEATKNALRGGWLYTGDLGFKDEDDYIKIMDRKTDMFVCRGLNVYPREIENVLRNLPQIEEAAVKGQKLKEDTMVAVAYIKKQNEISSSEIIAFCRKRLANYKVPHHIIFVEDFPRTATGKISKKDIV
- a CDS encoding MATE family efflux transporter encodes the protein MRNKLTEGSILKAIFMLSWPVVAANMLQTVYNLTDAFWVGRLGEAAVAAVSFAFPILFLLISIGAGLSIAGTVLVAQYKGAGDDEMAGYISAQTLMMITGVCLFISAAGYIFTPFLISLTGAEAEVVPGAVSYLRVSFVGLIFLFAFFVFQSLLRGAGEVKLPMYIVLVTVILNFAADPIFIMGWGPVPAWGVAGAAVSTILTQALAAIAALAMLLSGKYGIKMKAGYFRPEQALMKKIFLLGLPSSLEHSVRAFSFTLMVFLVGAFGTAAVASYGIVTRLISFIIMAAVGVAMATTTLVGHNIGAGNNRRAKKIALTASLFTFAVMTIAGVVFWFYSAPLTAFFISGSPGVVKEGSDFIRIVSLTFGFAGLQIVLGGAFRGSGDTFAAMLLTMLTFIVLRFFSAYGLSFFWAQKGIWWSFPISNIAGGLAAAAFFVWGGWMKKNLTDDFILKREELEEALPQE
- a CDS encoding RNA-binding protein, producing the protein MNIYVGNLAWGMADEDLKSAFEEFGEVTSAVVIKDKFTGRSRGFGFVEMTSEEAGDKAIAALNGKDLKGREVKVNKAKPREER